One genomic window of Scylla paramamosain isolate STU-SP2022 chromosome 20, ASM3559412v1, whole genome shotgun sequence includes the following:
- the LOC135110751 gene encoding uncharacterized protein LOC135110751, which translates to MDQEQREEYERMPRKDKDEIKRERAWERKRRNRRTPQDEEKEEQEEEDPEDRDNARDRKKRREQERKRRKEEEARMKRRRQEEQRKEKKRMREMEEKQMEEKRRRRREEEEREKERFRREEEETIKREEEEEEKERVRRKEEEKELERIRRQEEEERMKKKRQAGEGEEEEGKRRRLEEYQEEEEVNECSKQEEGERRGDERRMRRQRKLRVLRRGQERMRRQQGQEEVLRRHLEEERSKHQEKERIRQEERMTREQEEERRKQEEREKEEKEQRERERDEESAGLNRKTCRGGQEASLAV; encoded by the exons ATGGACCAGGAGCAAAGAGAAGAATATGAGAGAATGCCCCGCAAAGACAAGGacgagataaagagagagagagcatgggagaggaagaggaggaataggagaacaccgcaggatgaggagaaggaagaacaggaggaggaggatccagAGGACAGAGACAATGCAAGGGACAGGAAGAAGCGAagagagcaggagaggaagagacgaaaagaggaggaggcaaggatgaagagaaggcggcaggaggaacagagaaaggagaagaaacggatgagggagatggaggagaagcagatggaggaaaagaggaggaggaggagagaagaggaagagagggagaaagagagatttaggcgagaagaggaggagacgatcaagagggaagaggaagaggaagagaaagagagagttaggagaaaagaagaagagaaggagctgGAGAGGATCAGgcgacaagaggaagaggaaaggatgaaaaagaagcgacaagcaggagagggagaagaagaggaagggaagagaaggagactgGAAGAgtaccaggaagaggaggaagtaaacgaGTGCAgtaaacaggaggagggagagagaaggggagacgaAAGGAGGATGAGACGCCAGAGAAAGCTGAGGGTGctgag GCGCGGCCAGGAGAGAATGAGGCGCCAGCAGGGACAGGAGGAAGTGTTGAGGCGAcacctggaggaggaaaggagcaaacaccaggagaaggagaggataagacaggaggaaagaatgacacgagagcaggaggaagagaggaggaaacaggaggagagagagaaggaagagaaagagcagcgcgagagagaaagggacgaagaaAGCGCGGGACTGAACAGAAAAACGTGCCGAGGAGGCCAGGAAGCGAGTTTGGCAGTTTAA